One region of Primulina tabacum isolate GXHZ01 chromosome 17, ASM2559414v2, whole genome shotgun sequence genomic DNA includes:
- the LOC142531679 gene encoding chalcone--flavanone isomerase, which yields MSITKLQIESREFPSLVKPPGSTKTFFLGGAGARGLEIEGKFIKITAIGVYLEKNAVTALADKWKGKSAQELTDSLEFFMDIVTGPFEKFTQVRMILPLTGQKYSEKVVENCIAYWKSIGTFSDAESEATSKFQEIFKNESFPPGASICFTQSPRGSLWISFSKDGSLPEKENAVIENKQLSEAVLETIIGKHGVSPETKQSLGARISEALKASSIE from the exons ATGTCTATCACCAAGCTACAGATCGAGTCTCGCGAGTTCCCATCGTTGGTGAAGCCGCCGGGATCCACCAAGACGTTCTTCCTCGGCGGCGCAG GGGCGAGAGGGTTGGAAATCGAGGGGAAGTTCATCAAGATCACCGCTATCGGTGTGTACCTTGAGAAAAACGCCGTTACTGCGCTCGCCGACAAGTGGAAGGGCAAGAGCGCCCAAGAGTTGACGGATTCTCTCGAATTTTTTATGGACATCGTGACTG GTCCCTTCGAGAAATTCacgcaggtgaggatgatctTGCCATTAACTGGTCAGAAGTACTCGGAGAAGGTGGTAGAGAACTGCATTGCATACTGGAAATCAATCGGAACCTTCAGCGACGCAGAGTCTGAAGCAACCAGCAAGTTTCAGGAGATTTTCAAGAACGAAAGCTTCCCACCTGGGGCATCCATCTGCTTCACCCAATCACCTCGAGGATCACTGTGG ATCAGTTTCTCCAAAGACGGTAGCTTACCTGAGAAAGAGAATGCGGTGATAGAAAACAAACAACTGTCGGAAGCGGTGTTGGAAACGATCATTGGAAAGCATGGCGTTTCTCCTGAGACAAAGCAGAGTTTGGGCGCAAGGATATCGGAGGCGTTGAAAGCATCTTCAATCGAATAG